A window of Novosphingobium terrae contains these coding sequences:
- a CDS encoding tyrosine-type recombinase/integrase has translation MQALALEHRAFQRGFLLMLMTAARISKVIGGRVDEFSNGVWTLPPARTKNSVEHKIALGPWGQSLMRSNSEWLFPSELLDGPLSHMSWYKARNRIRTRMEKTAGKSIERFTPHDLRRTARSNTKGSV, from the coding sequence TTGCAAGCTTTGGCTTTAGAGCATCGCGCCTTCCAGCGTGGTTTTCTGCTCATGTTGATGACCGCTGCGCGTATTTCAAAGGTCATTGGAGGCAGAGTTGATGAATTCTCGAACGGCGTTTGGACGCTACCTCCTGCACGCACCAAAAATTCTGTCGAACATAAGATCGCCTTGGGTCCTTGGGGACAATCTCTTATGCGCTCCAACAGCGAATGGTTGTTTCCTTCAGAATTGTTAGACGGCCCTCTTTCTCACATGTCATGGTATAAGGCTCGCAACCGAATACGAACGAGAATGGAAAAGACTGCAGGCAAGTCAATCGAACGGTTTACACCTCATGATCTTCGCCGCACAGCCCGTTCAAATACAAAAGGCTCGGTGTAG
- a CDS encoding IS701 family transposase has product MSTDLQGDLDRWLAPFLDHLGNKTRRLMCQAYIGGLIAPGDRKSIQPMAARYGDISYHRLHHFISEGVWSSLPVEAELWGQADALAGGEKSWLIIDDITLLKQGNGSVGVAPQHVTPLGKPVNCQNMLAVALTSCEVPIMLSLRLMLPDSWTQNEGRMLKAGVPEKFWPSKSKSSIAIEEIDRISASGVRFGYVLAEAGCGLSTPFLQALGARKLCWAVGISSCQKFYPAVLQPGFPAARRGQQRLHLVQDIKLFPAHAILDNAKWRQVRLRWGNKVRLITRIAAMRVCMPYGEVQCGVSSAPQHIPNEEVWLVGEKTSSGERKYYLSNLPADSSIKDVVAAIKARSISKHAHRQLKEELGLDHFEGRSWIGLHRHALMTMIAYAFLQFRLLYDGGNGK; this is encoded by the coding sequence GATTTGCAAGGCGACCTAGACCGTTGGCTCGCGCCATTCCTCGATCATTTGGGAAACAAGACGCGACGCCTCATGTGCCAAGCCTATATTGGGGGGCTCATTGCTCCTGGTGACCGCAAGAGCATCCAGCCGATGGCTGCCAGATACGGCGATATTAGTTATCATCGCCTGCACCATTTTATTAGTGAAGGGGTATGGAGCAGTCTGCCCGTGGAGGCTGAGTTATGGGGACAAGCCGATGCCCTGGCGGGTGGCGAGAAATCTTGGCTGATTATCGACGATATCACCCTGCTCAAGCAAGGTAACGGCTCGGTTGGCGTGGCGCCCCAGCATGTCACGCCTCTGGGGAAACCGGTTAATTGCCAGAACATGCTCGCTGTGGCGTTGACGTCGTGTGAGGTTCCCATCATGCTGAGCTTGCGTCTCATGCTACCCGATAGTTGGACCCAAAATGAAGGGCGCATGCTTAAAGCCGGCGTTCCTGAAAAATTTTGGCCGTCTAAATCCAAGTCGTCTATCGCGATCGAGGAGATTGATCGGATCTCTGCTTCTGGTGTGCGCTTCGGCTATGTGTTAGCTGAAGCAGGCTGCGGGCTGTCGACTCCGTTTCTGCAGGCTTTAGGCGCGCGTAAGCTTTGCTGGGCTGTGGGTATTTCCAGCTGTCAGAAGTTTTATCCTGCCGTGCTACAGCCGGGCTTTCCAGCGGCAAGACGCGGACAACAGCGGTTGCACCTTGTGCAGGATATTAAGTTGTTCCCGGCTCACGCCATTTTGGACAATGCCAAGTGGCGCCAGGTCAGATTGCGCTGGGGAAACAAGGTTCGTTTGATCACGCGGATTGCTGCGATGCGTGTGTGCATGCCTTATGGTGAGGTACAATGTGGAGTAAGTTCTGCTCCGCAGCATATCCCCAATGAGGAGGTTTGGCTGGTAGGCGAGAAAACTTCGAGCGGGGAGCGCAAATACTATCTCTCAAACCTGCCTGCTGACAGCTCGATCAAGGATGTCGTCGCGGCCATTAAGGCGCGATCGATTTCCAAGCATGCGCATCGGCAGCTTAAGGAAGAACTGGGACTTGATCACTTCGAAGGTCGATCTTGGATAGGACTTCATCGTCATGCTTTAATGACTATGATAGCCTATGCTTTCCTGCAATTTCGCCTTCTTTATGATGGAGGAAACGGGAAATAG
- a CDS encoding acyltransferase family protein, with the protein MNAHKPTPGIKEKSHYVVLDGLRGVASLLVVVFHLFEAFSGGDPTKQIINHGYLAVDFFFLLSGFVIAYAYDDRWGSMSSWSFYKRRLIRLQPMVVLGSLLGGALFYFQAGPLFPLIARTPLWQMLLVMLWGCTLLPLPKSLDIRGWNEIHPLNGPAWSLFYEYIANIGYALIFRRLSLRMLTLAVVCAAAFLLHYALLGANRDLIGGWSLDAEGLHIGFARLLYPFLAGMLLMRLGQRIRSRHAFALSSLLLVVALSIPRLGDTPHHWSNGLYDALCVILIFPLIVAIGAGEKRVDGLSVSIARFFGELSFPLYITHYPLIYIYTEWAVDKKVSAEQGALWGMLLLAAAVAIAYASLVFYDRPVRRWLTARFSDA; encoded by the coding sequence ATGAATGCGCATAAGCCGACACCAGGCATAAAAGAAAAAAGTCATTATGTGGTGCTGGATGGCTTGCGCGGCGTCGCATCGCTGCTGGTGGTGGTCTTCCATCTGTTCGAGGCCTTCTCGGGCGGCGATCCCACCAAACAGATCATCAACCATGGCTATCTGGCGGTCGATTTCTTCTTTCTGCTCTCGGGCTTTGTGATCGCTTATGCCTATGATGACCGCTGGGGCAGCATGTCGAGCTGGAGCTTCTACAAGCGGCGGCTGATCCGGCTGCAGCCCATGGTGGTGCTCGGCAGTCTGCTTGGCGGCGCGCTGTTCTATTTTCAGGCGGGGCCGCTGTTTCCGCTGATCGCCCGGACGCCGCTGTGGCAGATGCTGCTGGTGATGCTGTGGGGCTGCACCCTGCTGCCGCTGCCCAAGAGCCTCGACATTCGCGGCTGGAACGAGATTCACCCGCTGAACGGCCCGGCCTGGTCGCTGTTCTACGAATATATCGCGAACATCGGCTATGCGCTGATTTTCCGCAGGCTGTCCTTGCGCATGCTCACCCTGGCGGTGGTTTGCGCCGCAGCTTTCCTGCTGCATTACGCGCTGCTGGGTGCCAATCGCGATCTGATCGGCGGCTGGTCGCTTGACGCTGAAGGCCTGCATATCGGCTTTGCGCGCCTGCTCTATCCTTTCCTCGCGGGCATGCTGCTGATGCGCCTGGGGCAGCGGATCAGAAGCCGTCATGCCTTTGCGCTTTCCAGCCTTCTGCTGGTTGTGGCCCTGTCGATCCCCCGGCTGGGCGATACGCCGCATCATTGGAGCAACGGCCTCTATGACGCTTTGTGCGTGATCCTGATCTTCCCGCTGATCGTGGCCATCGGCGCGGGTGAAAAGCGCGTCGATGGCCTTTCGGTGAGCATCGCGCGCTTTTTCGGAGAGCTGTCTTTCCCGCTCTACATCACCCATTATCCGCTGATCTACATCTATACGGAGTGGGCGGTCGACAAGAAGGTTTCGGCCGAGCAGGGCGCGCTCTGGGGCATGCTGCTGCTCGCGGCGGCGGTGGCGATCGCCTATGCCAGCCTTGTCTTCTACGACCGGCCCGTGCGGCGTTGGCTGACGGCGCGGTTTTCCGACGCGTGA
- a CDS encoding Arm DNA-binding domain-containing protein, producing MARKIAFSPASIDNMTCDQMTDPLTPGLSIQRLGSGNKRWLYRRLVAGKKTIATIFGGLYPAQSIADARVWARDLNAHAEAGRDPRVVKREEKTHAEMSVAYAHSLYMTAVKEGRGSRAKRKNKPTTIALKSHIYKNYIDSRLGTRNIYGVSEDDLINLVEEKAQTGRIHANRIANEICVFFG from the coding sequence ATGGCTAGGAAAATCGCCTTCTCACCCGCCTCGATTGACAACATGACTTGCGATCAGATGACAGACCCCCTTACCCCGGGGCTATCGATTCAGCGGTTGGGGAGTGGCAATAAACGCTGGCTCTATCGCAGACTCGTTGCAGGCAAAAAAACCATCGCCACGATCTTCGGTGGCCTTTACCCAGCACAGTCCATCGCCGATGCACGCGTGTGGGCAAGGGACCTCAATGCACATGCTGAAGCGGGGCGCGATCCACGCGTTGTTAAGCGCGAGGAAAAAACTCACGCCGAAATGTCGGTAGCATATGCTCATAGCTTATACATGACTGCGGTGAAGGAGGGCCGAGGCTCACGTGCCAAAAGGAAAAATAAGCCGACCACAATTGCCCTGAAATCACACATATATAAAAATTATATAGACTCCAGACTGGGAACCCGAAATATCTACGGAGTTAGCGAAGATGATCTTATAAATCTTGTAGAAGAAAAGGCTCAAACCGGCAGAATACATGCTAATCGTATCGCCAACGAGATATGCGTCTTCTTCGGATAG